The Calypte anna isolate BGI_N300 chromosome 2, bCalAnn1_v1.p, whole genome shotgun sequence genome includes a window with the following:
- the LOC115597837 gene encoding feather keratin-like, which yields MACYDRCGSCGPTPLANSCNEPCVRQCEASRVVIQPPTVQVTLPGPILTSFPQSTAVGSSASAAVGNDLSALGVPINSGYGLGYGLGGLGGLGGLGCGYGLGGRGGCGIC from the coding sequence ATGGCCTGCTACGACCGCTGCGGCTCTTGCGGACCCACCCCGCTGGCTAACAGCTGCAACgagccctgtgtcaggcagtgTGAGGCTTCCCGCGTTGTCATCCAGCCTCCCACTGTCCAGGTCACCCTCCCAGGACCCAtcctcacctccttcccccagagCACCGCCGTCGGATCCTCCGCATCCGCTGCCGTGGGCAACGACCTCAGTGCCCTGGGAGTGCCCATCAACTCCGGATACGGCCTGGGCTACGGCCTGGGAGGACTGGGAGGCCTGGGTGGCCTGGGATGTGGCTACGGCCTGGGAGGTAGAGGAGGCTGTGGCATCTGCTAA